The Geothrix sp. DNA segment TCTCGGCCCTGCCGCGTTCGGCCAGGCTGGGACTGGGGGCCTTCGGACCATCCAGGTCCTCACCCAGGGCCGCGTCCAGCAGCTGGACCTCGGCCGCCAGCCCGCCGCAGGTCGCATCGACTGGCGGGGCATAGGGGGCCTTCAGGGCGGCCAGCAGCACCGCCGGGATCTTGGCCCGCAGCAGGTTGAGGTCACTCAGGGGTGTGGTGGCGGCACCGGCCAGTTGATGAACCACTGGGGGCGTGGTCTCCGGCTTGGAGCAGGCCACCAGCGTCAGGAGCAGGGTCAGGGCAAAGCCGGGGATTCGCATGGCCTCGGAGTATATCGGGATCGGCCGCCCCGTCGGCCCGGGGGCCACTGCTACCCTCGAGACATGCTCGCTCTGGAACTCGACTCCCTCACCAAGCGGTTCGGCGACAAGGCGGCGGTGGACGGCCTCAGCCTGACCCTCGAGCCCGGGGCCTTCCTGGGTCTGCTGGGCCGCAATGGCGCCGGGAAGTCGACCACCCTGAAGATGGTGACGGGCCTACTGAAGCCGACGGCCGGGCGCATCCGCATCCTGGGGCTGGATCTCGAGGCCGATCCACTGGCGGTGAAGCGGCAGATCGGCGCCATGCCCGAGGACATGGCCCTGCTGGACATGCTCACGGGGCCCCAGTACCTGCGCTTCGTGGGGCGCATGTACGGCATGCCCGACGCCCTCATCGACGGACGGCGCGAAGAACTCTTCGACAAGCTGGACCTGGCCGTGGCGCCGAAGCAGCTCATCGCCGACTACAGCTTCGGCATGAAGAAGAAGGTGGCCCTCTGCGCCGCGCTCATCCACGGCCCGCGCATGGTCTTCCTCGACGAGCCCTTCGAGGGCATCGACCCCGTCACCAGCCGCACCATCAAGGACATCCTCCACAGCCTGCAGCAGAGTGGGGTGACCCTGGTGCTCACGAGCCACATCCTGGAAGTGGTGGAGCGGCTCTGCCCCCTCATCGCCATCCTCGACGACGGACGCCTCAAGGGCTTCGGCCCCCTGGAGGACCTGCGGCACGGTGGCGAGAGCCTCGAGCAGCTCTTCGTCAACCTGGTGGGCGGCGCCCAGAAGGGGAACCTGTCGTGGTTGTGAGCCCCTTCCGCGCCCTGCTGGCGGCCCACGGCCAGACCACCTGGAACCAGTCCGCCCGCGAGCTGGGACGGCAGGGCCAGTGGGCCCTGGTGCTCACGGTGCTCATTGCCGCCACCTTCGGCGCGGGCCTGCTCCTGGTGGGCACGGGGGTCCTCGGCTGGGTGCTCGGCGGCGCCCTGGACCGCCCGCTCCTGCCCCTGGTGCTGGGGGGCATGCTCACCTTGGTGGGCTTCGGCGGCGGCCTCATGGGCGGGGCCCTGGGCGGGGCGCGCCAACTCGCCTGGGAGTCTTACCGGGGCTTCCCCCTGCGGACCTCCACCTTGTATTCCGCCGAGCTGATGGCCGGTTTCGGTGACCTGCTCCCCCTCGCCCTGGGGAGCGCCATCGCGGGCCTGCTGGTGGGCATGGGGCTCCGCGTGCCCGCCACCCTGCCCCTGGTACCCCTGGTCTGGCTGGAGACCGTGCTCACCCTGCTGGCGGTCCAGCTGCTCATCGAGGGCCTGGCCGGGGCGCTGGTCCGCCGGCTGCGCTCGATCCTCATCGCCCTGGGCGTCCTGATCTGGCTGGGCAGCACCCTCCTTGGAGGCCGGGTCCCGGCCAAGTCCGCGGCAGCCCCTCCAGTCTCCATCTCCGCCGCCCAGGTCGAGCGCCTGCGGGCCGTCGGAACCCGGGTGGGCGCAGCGATGAACTTCCTCCCCGCCACCGCCTCCGCGCGCAGCCTCCAGCTGGCCCGCCAGGGGCGCTGGGGCGCGGCCGTCGGAACCCATGCCTACCCCCTGGGCCTCCTCGCGCTGCTCATGCTGATGGGTGCCCAGCTCATGCGCCGCGAGGCCGAGGCCGAACGCCGGCCCGAAAAGGGCGCCCGGGGGCAGCGGCTCTGGTCCTTCCACCACCCCGCCGAAGGCATCGGCCGGCTGCACTTCCAGACCATCATGCGCAGCCACCTGGGCCGCTTCGGCTTCCTCATGCCCCTCATGACCCTGGTGCTGCTGAAGGGCCCGCTCACCCACGTCGCCACCAAGGCCCTGTGGACGGTTCCCGCGGCCTTCGCCTACCTCTCGCTCGTGGGGAACAATTTCACGTTCAACCAGTTCGGCCTCGACCGCCACGGCGTGAAAGGGCTGCTGCTGCTCCCCGTGGCGTCCAGAGACCTCCTGAAGGGCAAGCTCCTGGGCATGGCCGGCCACCAGGGCCTGCAGGCCCTCCTGCTCGCGGGGCTGCTGGGCCTGGTGGACCACGCGCGGCCCGACCTGCTGCTCGCCGGGATCCTGCTGATGGCCTGCATCTTCCTGGCCCAGGCCGCGGTGGGCCAGTGGACCTCCGCCTGGGCCCCGCGCCCCATGGCCATGGACAGCCTCAAGAACAACAACATGCCCTTCACCATGGGCCTGCTGAGCATGGCCACCTCAGGCCTCTGGACGGGCCTCTACGGCGGGCTCTACGCCCTCATGGCCTGGCTTTCGCCGGGCTGGCTGCTGCCGGTCCTGGCCCTGGCCTTCGTCCTGACCCTGGGCGCCCATTTAGCGATCCTGCCCCACGCTGCGGCCTTCCTGGATCGCCGCCGCGAGGTGCTGGTGGAGCGCCTCGGATGATGAACCCCGCCGCGCTGCAGCTGGCCGCGGAACTGGGCGGCACCCTACTGAGCGGCGCCGCGGGCGGCCTGGGTGGCGGTCTCCTGCTGGTCGAGCGCAACCAGGGCCATGGCCTGCCCCAGGTGGCGGTGCTTGGACGGGGGGCCGCCGATCTGCTGGCCCCGCTGGAGGCCGCGGAACGACTCCAGGCCGCGGGTCTCCAGCTGAACCTCATGGCCCTGGTGCCCCTGCCCGGCTGCGACCTGGCATCGACCTTGGAGCTGCACCGCCGCCGCCTCGGCGCCCTGGTGGCAGCCCTGGACGCCGGCCTGCCCTGGCTGGGGGGCAAGCCCATGCTGGTGCGTCGGATGCCCGGCCGGATCCACCGCGCCACCCCGGTGCCCCTCGCCAAGGCCCCCATGGGACCTCTGGAGAAAACGGAGCTGAAGGCCTTCCTGGCGGACTGGGAGAAGGACCGCCGCAAGATGGTGTTCCGCCGTCCCGAGTGGCGCGAGGCCCCGGATCACGCGGAACACGGCGGCTTCGAGACCGAGCTCTGGCCCGGCGTGCCCCTGCCTGATGGGGCGGAGCTGCGGGTGACGCCCCTGGAACTGCCCTGCGCCACGCCCCTGACTGATGCCCTCCGGGTGGCGCTGCGAGCCGCCACCGGCACCCCGGTCCCCATCCTTCCGCTACCCGGGGATCCTGCGCCCCTGCACGCCCTGCGCCGGCTCACGCCGGAGATCGCCGCCTTCCGCGGACCGGCGCGGGCCTGGGAGCTGGCTCTGACGAATCTGGCGCGCCTGCCGGGTCCGCCCCATTTCTGCGCACGGTGCTGAGAGGGTGTAGCCGAATTCCCGCACGCCGCGACAGTGGTCAGCCACGTGATCCTGCAAGGAAGGGGTCGCAGGCCGTATCGGGTTATACGGACAAGGCCCCTGACACAGCAGGGCGCGTGGCTGGCCACTGTCCCGAAGGGCTGGGGCGGCGGGGAGGCTCCGGCTCCGCGGGCTTGCGAGTGGGAGCCAGGCACAGCGTGGCGATAGACGGAGGGCCATGCAGCGTCGCGCTCGTCGGCCGATGTCCCGCATCGGCTCTCCTCGCCCTCCTTGCCTGGCTCGCCCGGCGCTCCCAGCGCGGCCCGCGCGAGTTCGGCTACACCCTCTGACCGCCCCTTCTGAGAAGATGGGGCACCATGCGCACCCACATCGGCAAGTTCGAGATCGTCCGCCTGCTGGGGCAGGGCGCCATGGGCGAGGTCTACCTGGGACGGGATCCGGGCATCGGACGCGAGGTCGCCATCAAGACGATCCGCCCGGCCCTCATCGGACTCGATGTGGGCGGCGACGTCCGGGACCGCTTCGCGCGCGAGGCGAAGGCCGCGGGCCTGCTCCACCACCCGAACGTGGTCACGGTCTTCGAATTCGGCACAGATGGGGACCTGCTCTACCTGGTCATGGAATACGTGCCGGGCGACGATCTGGGCACCCTGATGGCAAGGGACGCGCTGAACCCCTCCGACCTGCTCGAGATCCTGGCCCAGGTCTGCGAGGGGCTGGCCCAGGCCCACAAGCACGGCATCATCCACCGCGACATCAAGCCCACCAACGTCATGGTGCTGCGTGAGGACGGCGAGCTGCGGGCCAAGGTCATGGATTTCGGCGTGGCCAAGCTGAGCGGCGGCGACGTGACCCAGACGGGCCAGGTGGTGGGCACCCTCGCCTACATGGCGCCGGAGTATCTGCGCACGGGCCATGCGGAGCCCGCCTCCGACCTCTTCTCCGTGGGCGTCATGCTGCACGAAGGCCTCTGCGGCGAGAGGCCCTTCAACGGGGGCACCACCGGCGCCATGGTCTACACCATCATCCACGATGAGCCCCGCTCCCTGGAGGACACGGTCTTCGAGGGCGTGAGCCCTTCGGTGAAGGCCCTCTCCTCCCGCCTGCTCGCCAAGCACCCCGCCGCCCGGTTCTCGAATGCGGCCGAAGCCGCCAAGGCCCTGCGCGCCGCCAAGAACCCCACCTGGATCGCCCCGCTCGATGACGCCACCGTGGCCCTGCCCAGCCGCACCGGCAGCCGGGCCGGATCCGCCATCCGCGGCCCAAAGTCCAGGCGGCCCTGGGTGCTGGCCACCCTCGGCCTCGGCCTGCTCCTGGCAGTGACGGCGGGTTTCCGGGTGCTGCGGCGCCCCGCGGCACCTCTCCAGTCCCAGGTGAACGCCCACATCAACGACCTGGTGCTCGACGAGGCCGCCAATCAGCTGGATGCACATCCTGAGCACGCCCTGAAGCTGGCGCAGGAGATCATCGACGCCACGCCGGACACCGTACCGGTGGACCCGGATGCCTACGCCCTGAAGATGGCCGCCCTCTACAGGATGAACCTGCTGGAGCTGCTCGAGACCGCCGCCAACGAGGCCCGCGACCGAAAGGTCAGTGGCCAGGAGATGCTGAAGAATGCCAAATTCCGGGCCATGCTGGACCACGAGAAGACGAGGCGGAAGCTACGACCGGAATTGAGGGAGCGACTCCTGAAAGGCGAAGGCTAGGGATTGCCCCGGCCTACATGTTCAGCGCGCGACCATAGACGGCCCGGGCCGCCTCGGGGAACACTTCATTCAGCGTCGGGTGCGGATACATGGTGTTGATGAGTTCATCCACCGTGAACTCGCCGCCCATGAGCGCCACGCTAGAGGCCACCAGCTCCGTGGCCTTGGGGCCCA contains these protein-coding regions:
- a CDS encoding ABC transporter ATP-binding protein encodes the protein MLALELDSLTKRFGDKAAVDGLSLTLEPGAFLGLLGRNGAGKSTTLKMVTGLLKPTAGRIRILGLDLEADPLAVKRQIGAMPEDMALLDMLTGPQYLRFVGRMYGMPDALIDGRREELFDKLDLAVAPKQLIADYSFGMKKKVALCAALIHGPRMVFLDEPFEGIDPVTSRTIKDILHSLQQSGVTLVLTSHILEVVERLCPLIAILDDGRLKGFGPLEDLRHGGESLEQLFVNLVGGAQKGNLSWL
- a CDS encoding serine/threonine-protein kinase, yielding MRTHIGKFEIVRLLGQGAMGEVYLGRDPGIGREVAIKTIRPALIGLDVGGDVRDRFAREAKAAGLLHHPNVVTVFEFGTDGDLLYLVMEYVPGDDLGTLMARDALNPSDLLEILAQVCEGLAQAHKHGIIHRDIKPTNVMVLREDGELRAKVMDFGVAKLSGGDVTQTGQVVGTLAYMAPEYLRTGHAEPASDLFSVGVMLHEGLCGERPFNGGTTGAMVYTIIHDEPRSLEDTVFEGVSPSVKALSSRLLAKHPAARFSNAAEAAKALRAAKNPTWIAPLDDATVALPSRTGSRAGSAIRGPKSRRPWVLATLGLGLLLAVTAGFRVLRRPAAPLQSQVNAHINDLVLDEAANQLDAHPEHALKLAQEIIDATPDTVPVDPDAYALKMAALYRMNLLELLETAANEARDRKVSGQEMLKNAKFRAMLDHEKTRRKLRPELRERLLKGEG